From the genome of Chania multitudinisentens RB-25, one region includes:
- the yqfB gene encoding N(4)-acetylcytidine aminohydrolase, with amino-acid sequence MLHDITFFSRFEQDILAERKTITIRDASESHFQPGEVLRVSRYEDGVFFCFIEVLSVTPVALDALTETHARQENMTLSELKQVIKDIYPGLDELFVIAFHKCRGEFQ; translated from the coding sequence GTGCTCCACGACATCACCTTCTTTAGCCGCTTTGAGCAAGATATTCTTGCAGAGCGCAAAACTATCACCATCCGGGATGCCAGTGAATCTCACTTCCAGCCTGGTGAGGTGCTGCGTGTGAGCCGTTATGAAGATGGCGTATTTTTTTGTTTTATTGAAGTGCTTTCGGTAACGCCGGTAGCTTTGGACGCGTTAACCGAAACTCATGCCCGGCAGGAAAATATGACGCTCAGTGAATTAAAACAGGTGATCAAGGACATTTATCCAGGGTTGGATGAGCTGTTTGTGATTGCTTTCCACAAATGCAGAGGTGAATTTCAGTAA
- the dbpA gene encoding ATP-dependent RNA helicase DbpA gives MSTVSFSSLPLPAEQLANLNELGYAEMTPVQAAALPAILKGQDVRAKAKTGSGKTAAFGIGLLDKINVGHVATQALILCPTRELADQVSKELRRLARFTQNIKILTLCGGQPVGPQLDSLVHAPHIVVGTPGRIQEHLRKKTLVLDDLKVLVLDEADRMLDMGFVDDIDDVIGYTPAQRQTLLFSATYPTGIERISARVQREPLDVVVDEGEEQTTIEQRFYETTRDQRPALLVAVLRHYQPASCVVFCNTKRDCQMVFEALEARDISVLALHGDLEQRDRDQVLVRFANRSCRVLVATDVAARGLDIKELELVVNYELAFDPEVHVHRIGRTGRAGMNGLAISLCAPQEMARVHAIEDYLQMTVDWASVAELSGAPNTSLAAEMVTLCIDGGRKAKIRPGDILGALTGDAGLTAAEVGKIDMFPVHAYVAIRKASARKALQQLQQGKIKGKSCKVRLLK, from the coding sequence GTGAGCACAGTTTCCTTTTCTTCCCTGCCGCTGCCAGCCGAACAGTTGGCCAACCTTAATGAACTGGGGTATGCCGAAATGACGCCGGTACAGGCCGCAGCGCTGCCCGCGATCCTGAAAGGCCAGGATGTACGGGCCAAAGCTAAAACCGGCAGCGGCAAGACGGCGGCGTTCGGTATCGGTCTGCTAGATAAAATCAATGTTGGCCACGTGGCTACCCAGGCGCTAATCCTGTGCCCGACGCGTGAGTTGGCTGACCAGGTGAGCAAAGAGTTGCGCCGTCTGGCACGCTTTACGCAGAACATCAAAATCCTGACCTTGTGCGGCGGCCAGCCAGTGGGGCCACAGCTCGATTCATTGGTGCACGCGCCGCATATTGTCGTGGGGACACCGGGCCGCATACAGGAACATCTACGCAAGAAAACGCTGGTGTTGGATGATTTGAAAGTGCTGGTGTTGGATGAAGCTGACCGTATGCTGGATATGGGGTTTGTTGACGATATCGATGATGTGATCGGCTATACGCCTGCACAGCGCCAGACACTGTTGTTTTCTGCTACCTATCCAACGGGCATTGAACGCATCAGCGCCCGTGTCCAGCGCGAACCGCTGGATGTGGTAGTGGATGAGGGGGAAGAGCAAACCACGATTGAACAGCGTTTTTATGAAACCACTCGTGACCAACGCCCGGCATTGTTGGTTGCGGTGCTTCGCCACTATCAACCGGCTTCCTGCGTAGTGTTCTGTAATACCAAACGTGATTGCCAAATGGTGTTTGAGGCGCTAGAAGCGCGTGATATCAGCGTACTGGCCCTGCATGGCGATTTGGAACAGCGTGATCGTGATCAGGTATTGGTTCGTTTTGCCAATCGCAGCTGCCGAGTTTTGGTGGCGACCGATGTTGCAGCCCGTGGTTTAGACATCAAAGAGCTGGAGCTGGTGGTGAATTATGAGTTGGCATTTGACCCGGAAGTTCATGTGCATCGCATTGGCCGCACGGGGCGTGCAGGGATGAATGGGTTGGCTATCAGCCTGTGTGCACCACAAGAAATGGCACGTGTGCATGCGATTGAAGACTATCTGCAAATGACGGTTGATTGGGCTTCGGTTGCTGAATTGAGCGGTGCGCCAAATACGTCATTGGCCGCTGAAATGGTCACGCTGTGTATCGATGGTGGCCGTAAGGCGAAAATCCGCCCTGGAGATATTCTCGGTGCGCTGACCGGTGACGCTGGGCTGACGGCAGCAGAGGTGGGTAAAATTGATATGTTCCCGGTGCATGCTTACGTGGCGATCCGTAAGGCAAGTGCACGTAAAGCGTTGCAACAGCTTCAACAAGGTAAAATCAAAGGTAAGAGCTGCAAGGTGCGGCTACTGAAATAA
- a CDS encoding YebG family protein codes for MAVEVKYVVVRNGEEKMTFANKKEADAYDKMLDLADSLGEWLQQAPVTLEDEQREGLSFFLAEHKEALTQILRGAAAPQETVKKPAKVKNEAPVIPMEDGFTPEKQAA; via the coding sequence ATGGCTGTTGAAGTGAAATACGTGGTAGTAAGAAATGGTGAGGAAAAAATGACTTTCGCAAACAAAAAAGAGGCCGATGCCTACGATAAAATGCTGGATCTGGCCGATAGCCTCGGTGAGTGGTTGCAACAAGCACCGGTGACGCTTGAAGATGAACAGCGCGAAGGGTTGAGTTTCTTCCTGGCAGAACATAAAGAAGCGCTAACGCAGATTCTGCGTGGTGCAGCGGCCCCGCAGGAAACGGTAAAAAAGCCCGCTAAAGTTAAAAATGAAGCCCCAGTTATTCCTATGGAAGACGGTTTTACGCCAGAAAAGCAGGCAGCATAA
- a CDS encoding S9 family peptidase, with protein MMTPPKAEKRPYPITAHGDTRIDDYYWLRDDERTDPQILDYLRAENAYTDEQLKPQQALRESLYQEMVARIPQQEHSVPYIKRGFRYQTRYEPGNEYALYVRQPEAASEQWNTLLDGNQRAEGHEFYTLGGLEVSPDNQHMAVAEDFLSRRQYDIRFKSLADDIWMDEVLENTSGNVEWANDSSTVFYVRKHAKTLLPYQVYRHVVGSDPQQDVLIYEEQDDTFYVSLEKTTSERFILIHLSSTTTSEILLLDADDISRPPQMFVPRRKDHEYAIDHYHQHFYIRSNREGKNFGLYQSEQADELQWLPLIAPRADVMLEGFSLFRDWLVVEERIAGLTQLRQIHWHNGEDKRIAFDDPTYVTWLAYNPQPETALLRYGYSSMATPTTLYELNLDSGERVQLKQQEVKNFTAEDYRSERVWVKARDGVEVPVSLVYRPDCFVQSANPLLVYGYGSYGSSMDPAFSASRLSLLDRGFVFALAHIRGGAELGQLWYEDGKLLKKQNTFNDFIDVTETLVAQGYGDSKRVFAMGGSAGGLLMGAIVNQAPRLFNGVVAQVPFVDVVTTMLDESIPLTTGEYDEWGNPNDKTYYDYIKQYSPYDQVKVQDYPHMLVTTGLHDSQVQYWEPAKWVAKLRELKTDHHQLLLYTDMDAGHGGKSGRFKSYEDIALEYAFILSLAE; from the coding sequence ATGATGACACCCCCAAAGGCAGAAAAACGTCCTTATCCGATCACGGCCCACGGTGATACCCGGATCGATGATTATTACTGGCTGCGTGATGATGAACGCACAGATCCTCAAATATTGGACTACCTGCGGGCAGAAAACGCCTACACCGATGAACAGTTGAAGCCGCAGCAGGCATTGCGTGAATCACTGTATCAGGAAATGGTGGCGCGTATTCCGCAGCAGGAACACTCAGTGCCTTATATTAAACGTGGTTTCCGCTATCAAACCCGCTATGAGCCTGGCAATGAATATGCACTCTATGTACGCCAGCCAGAAGCCGCAAGTGAACAGTGGAATACTTTGCTTGATGGTAATCAGCGGGCTGAAGGGCATGAGTTTTATACGTTGGGTGGGCTGGAAGTCAGCCCAGATAATCAACATATGGCGGTGGCGGAAGATTTCTTGTCACGACGCCAGTACGACATTCGTTTCAAGAGCTTAGCAGATGACATCTGGATGGATGAAGTTCTGGAAAATACTTCCGGCAATGTTGAATGGGCGAATGATTCTTCTACCGTATTTTACGTCCGTAAACATGCGAAAACGCTATTACCGTATCAGGTTTATCGGCACGTGGTCGGCAGCGATCCACAGCAGGATGTGCTGATCTATGAAGAGCAGGATGATACCTTTTATGTCAGCCTGGAAAAAACCACCTCAGAGCGTTTTATCCTGATTCATCTCAGCAGCACCACTACCTCAGAAATTTTATTGCTGGATGCCGATGATATCAGTCGCCCACCGCAGATGTTTGTGCCGCGTCGTAAAGACCATGAATATGCTATTGATCATTACCATCAGCATTTTTATATCCGTTCTAACAGAGAGGGTAAGAACTTCGGTCTTTATCAAAGTGAACAGGCCGATGAGCTGCAATGGTTACCACTGATTGCGCCACGTGCCGATGTGATGCTTGAGGGATTTAGCCTGTTCCGCGACTGGCTAGTGGTGGAGGAACGTATTGCGGGCCTGACGCAGCTACGTCAAATCCATTGGCACAACGGGGAAGATAAGCGTATCGCTTTCGATGATCCAACCTATGTCACCTGGTTGGCGTACAACCCGCAGCCAGAAACTGCGCTGCTGCGGTACGGTTATTCTTCCATGGCTACCCCCACTACGCTGTATGAATTGAATCTAGACAGCGGTGAACGTGTGCAGCTCAAACAGCAGGAAGTGAAGAACTTTACGGCGGAAGATTACCGCAGCGAACGGGTATGGGTGAAAGCGCGCGATGGTGTTGAGGTACCAGTATCGCTGGTTTACCGCCCAGACTGTTTTGTTCAGAGCGCGAATCCGTTGCTGGTGTACGGTTATGGTTCCTATGGCAGCAGCATGGACCCAGCGTTCAGTGCCAGTCGCCTCAGTTTGTTGGATCGTGGCTTTGTGTTTGCTCTGGCGCATATACGCGGTGGGGCTGAATTGGGCCAGTTGTGGTATGAAGATGGCAAGTTGTTGAAAAAACAAAACACGTTCAACGATTTTATTGATGTAACTGAAACACTGGTGGCACAAGGTTATGGCGATAGTAAACGCGTATTCGCCATGGGCGGCAGTGCGGGGGGGTTATTGATGGGAGCAATCGTTAATCAGGCACCGCGGTTGTTCAATGGCGTAGTCGCGCAAGTTCCCTTTGTTGATGTGGTGACTACGATGCTGGATGAATCTATCCCGTTGACGACTGGTGAATATGACGAGTGGGGCAATCCGAACGATAAGACCTACTATGACTATATCAAGCAATACAGCCCTTACGACCAGGTAAAGGTGCAAGATTATCCCCATATGTTGGTGACAACAGGGCTGCATGATTCGCAGGTGCAATATTGGGAACCCGCCAAATGGGTGGCGAAGTTGCGTGAACTGAAAACCGACCATCACCAACTTCTGCTGTATACCGATATGGATGCGGGCCACGGGGGTAAGTCTGGCCGCTTTAAGTCCTACGAGGATATTGCACTGGAATATGCGTTTATTCTTTCGCTGGCAGAATAA